Within the Acidobacteriota bacterium genome, the region ACGGGCCTGGCCTGGACCGAGGTCGGGGGGGAGGTGCTGCAGACCGAGGCGACCCTCATGGAGGGTAAGGGGCAGCTGACCCTGACCGGGAAACTGGGCGAGGTCATGCAGGAATCGGCGCGGGCGGCCATGAGCTTCGTCCGGAGCCGGGCGGCCGATTACGGCATCGGCCGGGAGTTCCACCGGAGGATGGACCTGCACATCCACGTCCCCGAGGGGGCGATCCCGAAGGATGGTCCTTCGGCCGGGATCACCCTGGCCACCACCATCGTTTCCGCCCTGACCCGGATTCCGGTTCGCAGGGACGTCGCGATGACGGGGGAGATCACCCTGCGGGGGAAGGTGCTCCCGATCGGCGGCGTCAAGGAGAAGCTCCTGGCCGCGCACCGGGCAGGGATCAAGAACGTCCTCCTCCCGAAGGAAAACGAGAAGGACCTGGAGGACCTGCCGCCCGAGATCCTGGAGGCCCTGGAGGTTCACCTGGTCGAAACGATGGACGAAGTCCTGGAAATGGCGCTGGAGCGCAAGCCCGTGCCGAGCCAGGTGACCCCGATATCGGATATCGGCGGCATGCGTCCCGGCGAAAACGTGGCGCACTGACCCATTCCCGCAAGATTCAGCGTGATCCATTCCGAATTCGTCACAAGCGCCGTATCTGAAACCGATTTCCCGGTTCCGGGAATTCCCGAGGTGGTCTTCGCGGGAAGATCCAACGCCGGGAAGTCCAGCCTGATCAACCGGCTGACAGGCAACCGGGGTCTTGCCCGGACCAGTTCCACCCCGGGCAAGACCCAGAGCGTCAATTTTTACCGGATCAACGGATCCTTCTATTTCGTCGATCTTCCCGGCTACGGCTACGCGAAGGCGGCCAAATCGGAGATCCGGCAGTGGAGGGCCCTCATCGAGGGCTATTTCCTCCGCCGCTCCGTTATCGCGCTGGCGATCCACCTCGTCGACTCGAGGATGCCCCCGACCGACATGGACCTCCAGCTGTCTGAATGGCTCGCCGGGCTCGGGGTCCCGCGGCTCGTCGTCGCGACCAAGTCCGATAAGTTGTCCAATAACCAGAAGGGCGCTCAGTTGCGCGCCATTTCCGGCTCCCTGCAGGAGTGTCCCGTCGTCATGGCTTCGGCCGAAACCGGGACGGGCTCGAAGGAGATCTGGAGACGAGTGCTGGAAGCAACCGCGGCGGTCCCATCCTCAAACGAATAACGGTTCCCCGCCCCCGGCACGGGAGGCGGTCGGGAGCCTTTCTCCCCCTGGAGGGAGCCCATGCCTGAAACGACGCAAAGTCGAAACGCGGGCGGCCGCGAGAACGGCCACCTGGACATCCGTGAACTGAAGGAAATGAACATCGCCGCGCTGGCGGAGATCGCCAAGGGGCTCGGCGTCCCGGGCTACACCGGGATGCGAAAACAGGAACTGATCTTCCAGATCCTGAAGGCGCAGACCGAGGCCAGCGGCCTGGTCTTCTCCGAGGGGGTCCTGGAGTGCCTCCCCGAGGGGTTCGGGTTCCTGCGGGCGCCGGACTACAACTACCTGCCGGGGCCGGACGACATCTACGTGTCCCCGTCCCAGATCCGCAAGTTCGACCTGAGGACCGGGGACACCGTTTCGGGGCAGATCCGCCACCCCAAGGAGGGGGAGCGCTACTTCGCCCTGATCAAGGTGGAGGCCGTCAACTTCGAGCACCCGGACGCCGCCAAGGACAAGATCTTCTTCGACAACCTGACCCCGCTCTACCCCAATGAACAACTGAAGCTGGAAACGGGGCCGGGGAACCTCTCCGGCCGGGTCATGGACATGCTCGCCCCCATCGGCAAGGGGCAGCGCGGCCTGATCGTCTCCCCCCCCCGGACGGGGAAGACCATGCTGCTGCAGTCGATCGCCAACTCCATC harbors:
- the rho gene encoding transcription termination factor Rho — protein: MDIRELKEMNIAALAEIAKGLGVPGYTGMRKQELIFQILKAQTEASGLVFSEGVLECLPEGFGFLRAPDYNYLPGPDDIYVSPSQIRKFDLRTGDTVSGQIRHPKEGERYFALIKVEAVNFEHPDAAKDKIFFDNLTPLYPNEQLKLETGPGNLSGRVMDMLAPIGKGQRGLIVSPPRTGKTMLLQSIANSISKNHPEVDLIVLLIDERPEEVTDMQRSVKGEVVASTFDEPASRHVQVAEMVLEKAKRFVEHKRDVVILLDSITRLARAYNTIVPPSGKVLSGGVDSNALQRPKRFFGAARNIEEGGSITIIATAL
- a CDS encoding YihA family ribosome biogenesis GTP-binding protein translates to MIHSEFVTSAVSETDFPVPGIPEVVFAGRSNAGKSSLINRLTGNRGLARTSSTPGKTQSVNFYRINGSFYFVDLPGYGYAKAAKSEIRQWRALIEGYFLRRSVIALAIHLVDSRMPPTDMDLQLSEWLAGLGVPRLVVATKSDKLSNNQKGAQLRAISGSLQECPVVMASAETGTGSKEIWRRVLEATAAVPSSNE